In a genomic window of Sulfuricaulis sp.:
- a CDS encoding V-type ATP synthase subunit B, translating into MKEKEYRMSSAARGGLLYLRGVPGVALGDRVVVRDHRGRKRNGQVIRTSDEVVLVQVFEGTDDLDLERTWTRFLEEPFEIPLSRDLLGRIFNGIGAPRDGRPPLVSSLKRNVNGAPMNPAARAYPREFIQTGISTIDGLNSLVRGQKLPIFSGSGLPHNRLAAQIVRQAKLIGEDSRFAVVFAAMGVSYADARFFEEDFESSGVLGNVVMFTNLADDPPIERLILPRTALTAAEYMAYDLDLHVLVVITDMTNYAEALREVATAKGDVPSRKGYPGYLYSDLAEIYERAGRVKDRRGSITMVPVLSMPSDDITHPIPDLTGYITEGQIVLSRELHMQGVYPPVNVPPSLSRLMKDGIGKDDTREDHPRVSSQLYAAYARALEVRNLASIIGAEELGETDRQYLEFAKAFEERFVGQQEDEDRSIIETLTIAWQLLSLLPPEALTRVREADLAKYHHYEKTAAKVA; encoded by the coding sequence ATGAAAGAGAAGGAATATCGCATGAGTTCCGCCGCGCGCGGCGGCCTGCTGTACCTGCGGGGTGTGCCGGGCGTGGCGCTCGGCGACCGCGTGGTGGTGCGCGATCATCGCGGGCGCAAGCGCAACGGCCAGGTGATTCGCACCTCGGACGAGGTGGTGCTGGTGCAGGTGTTTGAGGGCACCGATGACCTTGATCTCGAACGCACCTGGACGCGGTTTCTGGAAGAGCCGTTCGAAATCCCGCTGTCGCGCGATCTGCTGGGACGCATTTTCAACGGTATCGGCGCACCGCGCGACGGACGCCCGCCTCTGGTGTCAAGTCTGAAGCGCAATGTTAACGGCGCCCCCATGAATCCGGCGGCACGCGCCTATCCGCGCGAGTTTATCCAGACCGGCATTTCGACTATCGACGGCCTCAACTCGCTGGTGCGCGGACAGAAACTTCCGATCTTTTCGGGTTCCGGCCTGCCGCACAACCGGCTGGCGGCGCAGATCGTGCGTCAGGCCAAGCTTATCGGCGAGGACTCCCGCTTTGCCGTAGTGTTTGCTGCCATGGGCGTGTCCTATGCCGACGCGCGTTTCTTTGAAGAGGATTTCGAATCGAGCGGCGTGCTCGGCAATGTGGTGATGTTCACCAACCTGGCCGATGACCCGCCGATTGAACGCCTGATCCTTCCACGCACGGCGCTGACGGCGGCTGAGTACATGGCCTACGATCTCGACTTGCACGTGCTGGTGGTGATTACCGACATGACGAACTATGCCGAGGCGCTGCGCGAAGTGGCTACCGCCAAGGGCGATGTACCGTCGCGCAAGGGTTATCCGGGTTATCTCTATTCTGACCTGGCCGAGATTTACGAGCGCGCCGGGCGCGTCAAGGACCGCCGCGGCTCCATCACCATGGTGCCGGTTCTGTCGATGCCGAGCGACGACATTACGCATCCGATTCCGGACTTGACCGGTTACATCACCGAAGGTCAGATTGTGCTGTCGCGCGAGCTGCACATGCAGGGTGTTTACCCCCCGGTAAACGTGCCGCCGTCACTGTCGCGCCTGATGAAGGATGGCATCGGCAAGGACGACACGCGCGAGGATCACCCACGCGTATCGAGCCAGTTGTACGCCGCCTATGCCCGCGCGCTCGAAGTGCGCAATCTGGCCTCGATCATCGGCGCCGAGGAACTCGGCGAGACCGACCGCCAATACCTGGAATTTGCCAAGGCTTTCGAGGAACGCTTCGTCGGCCAGCAAGAGGACGAGGATCGTTCCATCATCGAGACGCTTACCATCGCCTGGCAGTTACTGTCGCTGCTGCCGCCCGAGGCGCTGACACGTGTGCGTGAGGCCGATCTCGCCAAGTATCACCACTATGAAAAAACGGCGGCAAAAGTGGCATGA
- a CDS encoding V-type ATP synthase subunit D, translated as MRDRLKIPPTKSALLGLRRQVKFLEQGHAMLERKRELLTRLVYERLDQYRKLRAEVRDGLKQAYRWLSLAHMRMGSQMLRQSALGLRPAIDLNILPRSSIGVEYPSVEATLLPLQPVGLMWTDASFDETRTRFAQMAVMLARLGEAETALWRLLDEQRKTQKRVNALKYNVIPRYRATIRFIQSALEEEERNTLFQIKVLREKGIGV; from the coding sequence ATGAGAGACCGGCTCAAGATTCCGCCGACCAAAAGCGCGCTGCTCGGACTACGTCGTCAAGTCAAGTTTCTCGAGCAGGGCCACGCCATGCTCGAACGCAAGCGTGAGTTGTTGACGCGTCTGGTTTATGAGCGTCTCGACCAGTATCGGAAACTGCGTGCCGAGGTGCGTGACGGACTCAAGCAGGCCTATCGCTGGCTGTCGTTGGCGCACATGCGTATGGGCAGCCAGATGTTGCGTCAGTCGGCACTGGGACTGCGGCCTGCCATTGATCTCAATATCCTCCCGCGCTCAAGCATTGGTGTGGAATACCCTTCGGTGGAAGCTACGCTGTTGCCGCTGCAGCCGGTGGGCCTGATGTGGACCGATGCCAGTTTTGACGAGACACGGACACGGTTCGCCCAGATGGCGGTGATGCTGGCGCGCCTGGGCGAGGCCGAGACGGCGCTGTGGCGCCTGCTTGACGAGCAGCGCAAGACCCAGAAGCGCGTCAACGCCCTCAAGTACAACGTCATTCCACGCTACCGCGCCACCATTCGTTTCATCCAGTCCGCGCTCGAAGAAGAAGAGCGCAACACGCTCTTCCAGATCAAGGTGTTGCGGGAAAAGGGGATAGGTGTCTGA
- a CDS encoding c-type cytochrome domain-containing protein, whose amino-acid sequence MLRKTVTVAVLAALLALGVGCTREISFKQDVFPILTENCLSCHKPGGEGYTASGFSVESYESVMKGTKLGPVVTAGSHVGSTLVLLIERKGHPSINMPKDKPPLPEGKIDTIRKWIDQGAKNN is encoded by the coding sequence ATGTTACGCAAGACTGTAACAGTAGCCGTTCTGGCGGCGTTACTTGCTTTGGGCGTTGGCTGTACCCGTGAAATCAGCTTTAAGCAGGACGTTTTTCCCATCCTGACAGAGAATTGCCTGTCCTGCCACAAGCCCGGCGGCGAGGGTTACACTGCCAGTGGTTTCAGCGTGGAGAGCTATGAGTCCGTCATGAAGGGCACCAAGCTTGGTCCTGTTGTGACCGCCGGCTCGCATGTCGGCAGCACTTTGGTCCTGCTGATCGAACGCAAGGGGCATCCCAGCATCAACATGCCAAAAGACAAGCCACCTCTGCCCGAAGGAAAAATTGATACCATCCGCAAGTGGATCGATCAGGGTGCCAAAAACAACTGA
- a CDS encoding DNA-3-methyladenine glycosylase I: protein MKRRCVWAADASPLYQRYHDKEWGVAIQNDRKLFEFLILEGAQAGLSWSTILNKRANYRRAYGNFDARKIARYNATKVRQLLKNPGIVRNRLKVRASILNARAFLQVQKEFGSFNRYIWQFVGGKPVQNKRRRFKDIPAQTEVSDAMSKDLKERGFKFVGSTICYAFMQAVGMVNDHTVDCFRHRQVSVRRRRG from the coding sequence TTGAAGCGCCGTTGTGTCTGGGCCGCTGACGCCAGTCCGCTTTATCAGAGGTATCACGATAAAGAGTGGGGCGTAGCGATTCAGAATGATCGCAAGCTTTTTGAGTTCCTGATCCTGGAAGGCGCCCAAGCGGGGTTGAGCTGGTCAACGATTCTCAACAAGCGCGCGAATTACCGCCGTGCCTACGGAAATTTCGATGCGCGCAAGATCGCACGCTACAATGCCACTAAAGTCCGGCAACTGTTGAAAAACCCGGGAATTGTGCGCAATCGTCTCAAAGTCCGGGCCTCTATCCTGAATGCCCGGGCATTTCTTCAGGTTCAAAAAGAATTTGGCAGTTTCAACCGGTATATCTGGCAATTCGTCGGCGGGAAACCCGTACAGAACAAACGCCGGCGGTTCAAGGATATTCCGGCACAAACGGAAGTATCGGATGCCATGAGCAAGGATTTAAAGGAGCGTGGGTTCAAATTCGTCGGCTCGACGATTTGCTATGCCTTTATGCAGGCCGTGGGGATGGTGAACGACCACACCGTGGATTGTTTCAGGCATCGCCAGGTTTCAGTGAGACGCCGGCGTGGCTGA
- a CDS encoding 4Fe-4S dicluster domain-containing protein — MWSNEFDYTGPIEANMETGFLPRARFQALLDTLHQAGYRCVGPQVRDGAIVYDTLGKIEVLPRGIRDQQAPGRYRLEDTASPRYFSWANGPQALKPNLFTPHEALWRSERSTAGAIRFVDIQPPADLIAVIGVRACDLAALRLQDRHFLEGAFVDPYYAARRKNVFLVAVHCTHPAETCFCVSTGDGPHATQGFDLALGELDDGYLVQAGSDKGNTIAAKLPLVPATDAHRQTANQEMQEAARQQTRSLPTRNLRDALFANLEHPRWENVAERCLSCGNCTSVCPTCFCHSETDETALDGKQSLHVRQWDSCFTQGHSYIHGMTIRADTRTRYRQWLTHKLGSWHDQYGRSGCVGCGRCIAWCPVGIDITEEAREICQGGGHD; from the coding sequence ATGTGGTCTAATGAATTCGACTACACCGGGCCAATAGAGGCGAACATGGAGACAGGATTTCTCCCACGCGCCAGGTTTCAGGCACTGCTGGATACACTGCATCAGGCCGGTTACCGATGCGTTGGGCCGCAGGTGCGGGATGGTGCGATTGTTTACGATACGCTCGGCAAGATTGAAGTTTTGCCGCGAGGTATCCGCGATCAACAGGCCCCCGGCCGGTACCGGCTGGAAGATACGGCGAGCCCACGGTATTTCAGCTGGGCTAACGGCCCGCAGGCGCTGAAACCGAATCTGTTCACTCCGCACGAGGCGCTGTGGCGCTCCGAACGCTCAACGGCTGGCGCCATCCGTTTTGTCGATATCCAACCACCCGCCGATTTGATTGCCGTTATCGGCGTGCGTGCCTGTGATCTGGCCGCGCTGCGCCTGCAGGACCGGCACTTTCTGGAAGGTGCGTTTGTCGATCCTTATTATGCCGCCCGGCGTAAAAATGTTTTTCTGGTCGCCGTGCATTGCACACATCCGGCGGAAACCTGTTTCTGCGTGTCCACCGGCGACGGCCCGCATGCCACACAGGGTTTCGATCTTGCCCTGGGCGAGCTGGACGATGGCTATCTGGTGCAGGCCGGTAGTGACAAGGGAAATACGATCGCGGCGAAGCTTCCGCTTGTCCCGGCGACGGACGCGCATCGGCAGACCGCCAATCAGGAAATGCAGGAAGCGGCCCGACAGCAAACCCGAAGCCTGCCCACACGCAACCTGCGGGATGCGCTATTCGCCAATCTCGAGCACCCTCGCTGGGAGAACGTGGCGGAACGCTGCCTGTCCTGTGGCAACTGCACCTCGGTTTGCCCTACCTGTTTTTGCCATAGTGAGACGGACGAAACGGCGCTGGATGGAAAGCAAAGTTTGCATGTGCGCCAGTGGGATTCCTGTTTTACTCAGGGACACAGCTACATTCACGGCATGACCATCCGCGCCGATACACGCACGCGTTATCGACAGTGGCTGACGCATAAACTTGGCAGTTGGCACGACCAGTACGGACGCAGCGGTTGCGTGGGTTGCGGGCGGTGCATCGCCTGGTGTCCGGTGGGAATCGATATCACGGAAGAGGCGCGTGAAATCTGTCAGGGAGGCGGACATGACTAA
- a CDS encoding FAD/NAD(P)-binding protein, translating into MTNASVPHEIEVVERIQESPTIFTLRLRFTDPELHAAFRFEPGQFNMLYLYGVGEVAISIVSDPDDERLFNHTIRVVGRVTRGMAQLKAGDRLGVRGPYGRGWPLQQAQDRDVMIITGGLGCAPVVSVINYVIRRRERFRRLVIMQGVKHSDDLIWRQQYARWGKQPDTQVLVAANEGATLWPWHVGNVTELFDKVEIDAARAVVMMCGPEGMMRVAVDNLLERNVHESNIYLSMERSMNCAVGLCGHCQYGGKFVCKDGPVFSYPDVKPLFDMRGF; encoded by the coding sequence ATGACTAATGCTTCCGTCCCGCACGAAATCGAGGTGGTAGAGCGCATTCAGGAGTCACCGACCATTTTTACCTTGCGCCTGCGATTTACGGATCCGGAGCTACACGCGGCTTTCCGCTTCGAGCCGGGCCAGTTCAACATGCTTTATCTGTATGGTGTTGGCGAAGTGGCGATTTCCATTGTTTCGGATCCGGATGACGAGCGCCTGTTCAATCACACCATACGTGTGGTGGGGCGCGTGACGCGCGGGATGGCGCAACTGAAAGCCGGAGACCGCTTGGGTGTGCGCGGTCCCTACGGCCGCGGCTGGCCATTGCAGCAGGCGCAGGACCGGGACGTGATGATCATCACGGGCGGGCTCGGTTGTGCTCCGGTGGTTTCGGTAATCAATTATGTCATTCGTCGGCGCGAGCGGTTTCGACGCCTGGTCATCATGCAGGGCGTGAAACATTCCGACGATCTGATCTGGCGCCAGCAGTATGCACGCTGGGGCAAGCAGCCAGACACTCAGGTGCTCGTGGCGGCAAATGAGGGGGCGACACTCTGGCCGTGGCATGTCGGCAATGTGACGGAATTGTTCGATAAGGTGGAGATCGACGCTGCCCGTGCCGTGGTCATGATGTGCGGTCCCGAGGGCATGATGCGGGTTGCCGTGGATAATTTGCTCGAGCGTAACGTGCATGAAAGCAACATTTATCTGAGCATGGAGCGCAGCATGAATTGCGCAGTGGGGCTTTGCGGGCATTGTCAGTATGGAGGCAAATTTGTCTGCAAGGATGGTCCGGTATTCAGTTATCCGGACGTGAAACCACTCTTCGACATGCGGGGGTTTTGA
- a CDS encoding nickel-dependent hydrogenase large subunit — protein sequence MTEPRHIPIQVPVLARVEGEGTLELRVHDGVIEDLRLRIFEPPRMFEKLLEGREYSEVPDMVARICGICPVAYQMSAVHAIESILGVEPGPWVRNMRRVFYCGEWIQSHSLHIHMLAAPDLLGYSSVVEMARKFSEEVRRGLRLQALGNDIIRLLGARSVHPVGARVGGFHHAPKPKQVNLLLEKLHAALPDAEDLLRWTASLELPSDDQDFICVALRHAREYPMNEGRLVSSHGLDIPADQFETRFAEQQVPHSTALHCLLDGSPYLVGPLARLNLNFDHLPDSIRTLVDNLGIGFPSRNMHHSVVARAIEIVFAIREAIRLLEAYREPQLAYVNTMPRAGTGVGCTEAPRGILWHRYELGAEGLVIRARIVPPTSQNQSRMEDDLRQSLQSFGLNQHEDALRHFGERVIRNYDPCISCATHFLDLRISRQGS from the coding sequence ATGACTGAACCGCGTCATATTCCAATTCAGGTGCCGGTGCTCGCCCGGGTCGAGGGCGAGGGTACGCTGGAATTGCGCGTACATGACGGGGTGATCGAAGACCTCCGGCTGCGAATTTTCGAGCCGCCGCGCATGTTCGAAAAACTGCTGGAAGGCAGGGAATATTCCGAGGTTCCGGACATGGTGGCGCGCATTTGCGGCATCTGTCCGGTGGCGTATCAGATGAGTGCCGTACACGCGATTGAAAGTATCTTGGGCGTGGAGCCCGGTCCCTGGGTGCGAAACATGCGTCGCGTGTTTTACTGCGGCGAGTGGATCCAAAGCCACAGCCTGCATATTCATATGCTGGCGGCGCCGGATCTTCTGGGTTATTCGAGCGTGGTGGAAATGGCTCGGAAATTTTCCGAGGAAGTGCGTCGTGGTCTGAGGCTGCAGGCACTCGGTAATGACATTATCCGGCTGCTGGGCGCACGCTCGGTGCATCCCGTGGGCGCGCGCGTCGGGGGCTTCCATCATGCGCCAAAACCGAAGCAGGTAAATCTGCTGTTGGAAAAACTGCATGCTGCCTTGCCAGACGCTGAAGACCTGTTGCGCTGGACGGCATCGCTTGAGTTGCCGTCAGATGATCAGGATTTCATCTGTGTGGCGCTGCGCCATGCGCGGGAATATCCCATGAACGAAGGCCGGCTGGTTTCAAGTCATGGTCTGGATATTCCGGCAGATCAGTTCGAGACACGGTTTGCCGAACAACAGGTGCCGCATTCGACCGCCTTGCATTGCTTGCTCGATGGCAGCCCCTATCTTGTCGGTCCGTTAGCGCGCCTGAATCTCAATTTCGACCATCTGCCGGACTCCATTCGCACGCTCGTAGACAATCTGGGTATCGGATTCCCCAGCCGCAACATGCATCACAGCGTCGTGGCGCGCGCAATCGAGATTGTATTTGCCATTCGTGAAGCCATTCGTCTGCTCGAAGCCTATCGTGAACCGCAATTAGCTTACGTCAATACCATGCCACGCGCCGGCACGGGTGTGGGCTGCACGGAAGCGCCACGCGGGATTTTGTGGCATCGTTACGAGCTCGGCGCGGAGGGACTTGTTATCCGTGCGCGCATTGTTCCGCCCACCAGCCAGAATCAGTCACGCATGGAAGATGACCTGCGCCAGTCACTGCAAAGCTTTGGCCTTAATCAGCACGAAGATGCATTACGCCATTTTGGCGAAAGGGTGATCCGTAATTACGATCCCTGTATTTCCTGCGCCACCCATTTCCTGGATTTGCGTATCAGCCGGCAGGGTTCATGA
- a CDS encoding hydrogenase maturation protease, with translation MNCHVHIIGIGSPFGDDRFGWAAAEALRQIAAVNAAPAGLIEISILDRPGPLLLTHWQNMDCVILLDAVRSGAAPGTWHRLDAHDLAGTGAQWSSHGFGIASAIELARVLGNMPSRLLLRGMEADSVWTGHSLSPAVAAALPFFVAEIAREALVLADSAAPAAANWD, from the coding sequence ATGAATTGTCACGTGCACATCATCGGTATCGGTTCGCCCTTTGGGGATGACCGTTTTGGCTGGGCGGCAGCGGAAGCCTTGCGCCAAATCGCCGCTGTGAATGCCGCTCCGGCTGGTTTAATAGAAATTTCCATCCTGGATCGTCCGGGACCCCTGTTGCTGACGCATTGGCAGAACATGGATTGCGTGATCCTTCTGGACGCAGTTCGCTCAGGTGCTGCACCGGGAACATGGCATCGTCTTGATGCGCACGATCTCGCAGGCACAGGCGCGCAGTGGTCATCGCATGGTTTCGGTATCGCATCCGCCATTGAGCTTGCCCGTGTCCTTGGAAACATGCCGTCGCGATTGTTGTTGCGCGGCATGGAAGCGGATTCTGTGTGGACAGGGCATTCGTTGAGCCCCGCAGTGGCCGCTGCCTTGCCGTTTTTCGTGGCGGAAATTGCCCGGGAGGCGCTTGTGCTCGCGGATTCAGCTGCACCCGCTGCCGCAAATTGGGACTGA
- a CDS encoding ABC transporter substrate binding protein, whose amino-acid sequence MYQSCPYQRPVWVTWLLFLVAAMALGCSTAPKPAPGIAIVMSDRSQAFVDVQREIAKRYKERIQNYYLDGNADITAVKKHVQASDISVVVAVGLPAAQMARELSGKHVVFCQVFNYENPSLVTPWMKGVAATPPVDDLFRTWKQLSPRLNRVGVITGGNLRDLMEEAQTAAKKHGLNLIHVEARSDKETLYAFKRISPKIEGLWMVPDNRVLSRAVIRDIMAYSVRQGDQMAVFSDQLLALGGLLSAETSAADIAEQILQRVRKIHKDSDVGVSGLTQTTIRINSVMAKRLNLKIPKSMRAMTHAP is encoded by the coding sequence TTGTATCAATCCTGTCCCTATCAACGCCCGGTCTGGGTGACATGGCTGCTGTTTTTAGTCGCGGCGATGGCGCTGGGTTGTTCCACGGCGCCCAAACCGGCGCCGGGCATCGCCATTGTGATGAGCGATCGTTCGCAAGCCTTTGTCGACGTCCAGCGTGAAATCGCCAAGCGATACAAGGAACGGATTCAAAATTATTATCTGGACGGAAACGCAGACATCACCGCAGTAAAGAAACACGTACAGGCCTCGGACATCTCCGTAGTCGTTGCCGTTGGTTTGCCCGCTGCCCAAATGGCGCGTGAACTTTCCGGCAAGCACGTCGTTTTCTGCCAGGTATTCAACTATGAGAATCCGAGCCTGGTGACGCCCTGGATGAAAGGCGTGGCCGCGACTCCCCCCGTGGATGATTTGTTCCGGACATGGAAACAGCTGTCTCCGCGATTAAACAGGGTAGGCGTTATCACGGGCGGGAATTTGCGCGATCTGATGGAAGAGGCACAGACTGCCGCTAAAAAACACGGCCTGAATCTGATTCACGTTGAAGCCAGATCGGACAAGGAGACATTGTATGCCTTCAAGCGGATTTCCCCGAAGATCGAGGGATTGTGGATGGTACCGGACAACCGCGTGCTCAGCCGCGCGGTGATTCGCGACATCATGGCCTACAGCGTCAGGCAGGGCGACCAGATGGCGGTGTTCAGCGATCAACTGCTGGCATTGGGAGGTCTCCTGAGCGCGGAGACTAGCGCCGCCGATATCGCCGAGCAGATTCTCCAGCGTGTCAGAAAAATACACAAGGATTCAGACGTGGGGGTAAGCGGACTCACCCAGACAACCATACGGATCAACTCCGTCATGGCCAAACGTTTGAACCTGAAAATCCCGAAGTCGATGCGCGCAATGACCCATGCACCTTAA
- a CDS encoding EAL domain-containing protein produces MRKLYKRVRRLVERSLASRLLFLLMAGSVGVYLIVNVGLWWTASDLIDDNLEKQAVRWLTELDELGTPLYASYGGKHFSNIDKRIKNFPEIAFIRYYDATGKKIMGEFGNKQGKEVPPLEPRQIAALNQMSGMERVYLVDRSLLADSFLRFITPIRVRSMHSDGLLNFSLESEKPENVKIIGYLDLSIDSAYYKGQLVRSMASGSLIIAGLLLLGMLCGSWIIRKALAPLTALKIPLARLAQGETDVVVERPKDAEIAAISDALNTTIKAIKVRDAALRKMAERDPLTDLVNRGIFRRELEREIEQVSHDALPSAVFFIDLDQFKYVNDTMGHPAGDKLLIRVAELLKSQARDKDVVSRFGGDEFTVLARNVSREDAMEMARSINQVMRDMCLVEGDKVLSVNCSIGVAMIEPGRYSAEEVMAHADMACFEAKSHGRNRMHMYEEGGDSKKEMVMDIGWFQHIKQIIEQNRFLLMYQPIADVMYPDKESYEVLLRMPGPNNEIVLPSVFLPVAERFGLMADIDRWVVIHALKALADFRASGRDVIFSINLSGQSLEDATLLQMIKNHLAQNGLPPRSVIFEITEQSAMRYLDKARLLIQGLTDFGCRFALDNFGTGFSSYSYLQQLPVNFIKIDGSFVRNMTRSPIDETMVLSIIQIARSLGKLTVAGSVQDEKTSAMLKASGVDHLQGNYVGEPAEKLPVTLRVVPSVKKNMG; encoded by the coding sequence ATGAGAAAACTGTACAAGCGGGTTCGCCGGCTGGTTGAACGCAGTCTCGCGAGTCGTCTTTTGTTTCTCCTCATGGCGGGTTCCGTCGGCGTGTATTTGATCGTCAACGTAGGTCTTTGGTGGACAGCCAGCGATCTGATTGACGACAACCTGGAGAAGCAGGCCGTACGCTGGTTGACCGAACTCGATGAGCTAGGCACGCCTCTCTATGCTTCATATGGTGGCAAGCATTTTTCGAATATTGACAAGCGTATCAAGAATTTCCCGGAGATCGCATTCATACGTTATTACGACGCCACGGGAAAAAAGATCATGGGCGAATTCGGCAACAAGCAGGGGAAAGAGGTGCCACCGCTTGAACCAAGACAAATTGCCGCCTTGAACCAGATGAGCGGCATGGAAAGAGTGTACCTGGTCGATCGCTCACTGCTGGCTGACTCTTTCCTCCGGTTCATCACGCCGATTCGCGTGCGATCCATGCATTCGGACGGACTGCTCAATTTTAGTCTGGAAAGTGAAAAACCCGAAAACGTGAAAATTATCGGCTACCTCGACCTCAGTATCGACTCGGCCTATTACAAGGGACAGCTGGTGCGAAGCATGGCCTCCGGCAGTCTGATTATCGCTGGCTTGTTGTTGTTGGGAATGTTATGCGGAAGCTGGATCATCCGGAAAGCTCTGGCGCCGCTTACGGCGCTGAAAATCCCCCTGGCGCGGCTCGCCCAGGGAGAAACCGATGTTGTGGTGGAACGCCCCAAGGATGCGGAAATCGCGGCCATCAGTGATGCCCTGAATACCACCATCAAAGCCATCAAGGTGAGGGATGCCGCGCTGCGCAAAATGGCAGAGCGGGATCCGCTGACTGACCTGGTGAATCGCGGTATTTTCCGGCGCGAACTGGAGAGGGAGATCGAGCAAGTGTCACATGATGCGTTGCCGAGCGCGGTGTTTTTCATCGATCTTGACCAGTTCAAGTACGTCAATGACACGATGGGCCACCCCGCCGGCGACAAGCTGCTCATCCGGGTGGCCGAGCTGCTCAAATCGCAAGCGCGTGACAAGGACGTGGTGTCGCGCTTCGGAGGCGATGAATTCACGGTGCTCGCGCGCAATGTATCGCGCGAAGACGCCATGGAGATGGCGCGCTCAATTAATCAGGTCATGCGCGACATGTGCCTGGTGGAAGGCGACAAGGTACTCAGCGTCAATTGTAGCATCGGTGTCGCCATGATCGAGCCGGGGCGCTACTCCGCCGAGGAAGTCATGGCACACGCTGACATGGCGTGCTTCGAGGCGAAGTCGCACGGTCGTAACCGCATGCATATGTATGAGGAGGGAGGAGATAGCAAGAAAGAGATGGTCATGGACATCGGCTGGTTCCAGCACATCAAACAGATTATCGAGCAGAATCGCTTCCTGCTCATGTATCAGCCGATTGCCGATGTCATGTATCCCGATAAGGAGAGCTATGAGGTTCTGCTGCGGATGCCTGGACCCAACAATGAAATTGTGCTGCCTTCTGTTTTTCTCCCGGTAGCGGAACGTTTCGGCCTGATGGCCGACATCGATCGATGGGTGGTTATTCATGCGTTAAAGGCGTTAGCGGATTTCCGCGCTTCGGGGCGGGACGTCATCTTCTCGATCAATCTGTCTGGACAGTCACTCGAAGATGCCACCCTGCTCCAGATGATCAAGAATCACCTGGCACAGAACGGCTTGCCGCCGCGCAGCGTGATTTTCGAGATTACGGAACAATCGGCCATGCGTTATCTCGACAAAGCAAGGCTTCTCATCCAGGGTCTGACGGATTTTGGTTGCCGTTTTGCCCTGGACAATTTCGGCACCGGCTTCAGTTCGTACAGTTATCTGCAGCAACTGCCGGTAAATTTCATCAAAATTGACGGTTCCTTCGTCAGGAACATGACGCGGAGTCCCATTGACGAAACCATGGTTCTCTCCATCATTCAGATTGCCCGTTCGCTCGGCAAACTGACGGTCGCCGGGTCCGTGCAGGACGAGAAAACCAGCGCCATGCTCAAGGCCTCCGGTGTGGATCATCTTCAGGGTAATTATGTCGGGGAACCGGCCGAGAAACTTCCGGTAACGCTGCGGGTGGTGCCCTCGGTGAAAAAGAATATGGGCTGA